One region of Pyramidobacter sp. YE332 genomic DNA includes:
- a CDS encoding arsenate reductase family protein — MNLFLCYDRCSTCKKAEQWLKDNGVSYEKRPIVDARPTVAELRAWHEKSGLPVRRFFNTSGILYRSLNVKDRLPGMSDEEAYELLATDGMLVKRPLLVTPEAVLPGFKEADWAKALKKQRL, encoded by the coding sequence ATGAATCTTTTTCTCTGTTACGACAGATGCAGCACATGCAAAAAAGCCGAACAGTGGCTGAAAGACAACGGCGTCTCCTACGAAAAGCGCCCTATCGTGGACGCTCGCCCCACGGTCGCCGAACTGCGCGCGTGGCACGAAAAAAGCGGTCTGCCTGTGCGGCGCTTTTTCAACACAAGCGGAATACTCTACCGTTCGCTGAACGTCAAGGACCGCCTGCCCGGCATGTCCGACGAGGAAGCGTATGAGCTTCTGGCCACAGACGGGATGCTCGTCAAGCGTCCTCTGCTGGTTACGCCTGAAGCCGTGCTGCCCGGTTTCAAAGAAGCGGACTGGGCCAAGGCCCTGAAAAAACAGCGCCTGTGA
- a CDS encoding C69 family dipeptidase, which translates to MEMKRFSAAAFASAALLFSAAAAMACTPMGVGAKASADGSVMVSHTCDGWYDNRIKIIPGGDHKEGEMVDIYNVMCVDTRPNKPLRKVGEIPQVAHTYTYFQIGYPFMNDQQLMMGEFTWSGRDELASTEGLMYIENLEALGLARAKTAREAIKVMGELAEKYGYADGGETLIIGDPKECWVFEVCGGGLWNKDSGTPGAHWAAKRLPDDEVFVGANRSRLGVIDLNDTENTMHSTDITKLPEAMGWWKQGEPFDFSTIFNPEPYGYAYYAARREWRALNLVAPSLKFPVLAKWEMYPFSVKPDKKLSVKDIMDVYSDHLEGTDYDLTKGLAAGPFGCPSRWQTPKDVRPEGRKGDDWERPIALFRCSYSFVSQSRADMPDAVGGVLWFGEDSPDTTVYVPIYCGVTSVPKAWSETKRHVFDRDSAWWAFNLVNNWATIRWDAIYPEIRAKKASYEDKFFADQKTIEDHAVELYKKDPKKAVEYLTAYTNKAMNEVNDGWWDFAFELIGKYCDGGVMQPDGSQKTPGYPTEWLKAVDFGGMTERDLKATNSK; encoded by the coding sequence ATGGAAATGAAACGTTTCTCGGCAGCGGCCTTCGCCAGCGCCGCCCTGCTCTTCTCGGCGGCGGCGGCGATGGCCTGCACGCCCATGGGAGTGGGCGCCAAGGCGTCGGCGGACGGCTCCGTCATGGTGAGCCACACCTGCGACGGCTGGTACGACAACCGCATCAAGATCATTCCCGGCGGCGACCACAAAGAAGGCGAAATGGTCGACATCTACAACGTCATGTGCGTCGACACCCGCCCCAACAAGCCGCTGCGCAAAGTCGGCGAGATCCCACAGGTCGCGCACACCTACACCTACTTCCAGATCGGCTACCCCTTCATGAACGACCAGCAGCTGATGATGGGCGAGTTCACCTGGAGCGGGCGCGACGAACTGGCCTCCACCGAAGGCCTGATGTACATCGAGAACCTCGAGGCGCTCGGACTGGCCCGCGCCAAGACGGCCCGCGAAGCCATCAAGGTCATGGGCGAGCTGGCTGAAAAGTACGGCTACGCCGACGGCGGCGAGACGCTGATCATCGGCGATCCCAAGGAATGCTGGGTCTTCGAGGTCTGCGGCGGCGGCCTGTGGAACAAGGATTCCGGCACCCCCGGCGCTCACTGGGCGGCCAAGCGTCTTCCCGACGACGAAGTGTTCGTCGGCGCCAACCGTTCGCGCCTCGGCGTCATCGATCTGAACGACACCGAGAACACCATGCACTCCACCGACATCACCAAGCTGCCCGAGGCCATGGGCTGGTGGAAGCAGGGCGAGCCCTTCGATTTCTCCACGATCTTCAACCCCGAGCCCTACGGCTACGCCTACTACGCCGCACGCCGCGAGTGGAGAGCCCTGAACCTGGTCGCTCCTTCCCTGAAGTTCCCCGTGCTGGCCAAGTGGGAGATGTACCCCTTCTCCGTCAAGCCCGACAAGAAACTTTCCGTCAAGGACATCATGGACGTGTACAGCGATCACCTTGAAGGCACCGACTACGACCTCACCAAGGGCCTGGCCGCCGGCCCCTTCGGCTGCCCCAGCCGCTGGCAGACGCCCAAGGACGTTCGTCCCGAAGGCCGCAAGGGCGACGACTGGGAGCGTCCCATCGCGCTGTTCCGCTGCTCCTACAGCTTCGTCTCCCAGAGCCGCGCCGACATGCCCGACGCCGTGGGCGGCGTGCTGTGGTTCGGCGAGGATTCCCCCGATACCACCGTCTACGTTCCCATCTACTGCGGCGTGACCTCCGTGCCCAAGGCGTGGAGCGAGACGAAGCGTCACGTGTTCGACCGCGACAGCGCCTGGTGGGCGTTCAACCTCGTCAACAACTGGGCGACGATCCGCTGGGACGCCATCTATCCCGAGATCCGCGCCAAGAAGGCCAGCTACGAGGACAAGTTCTTCGCCGACCAGAAGACGATCGAAGACCACGCCGTCGAGCTGTACAAGAAGGATCCCAAGAAGGCGGTCGAATACCTGACGGCCTACACCAACAAGGCCATGAACGAAGTCAACGACGGCTGGTGGGATTTCGCCTTCGAGCTGATCGGCAAGTACTGCGACGGCGGCGTCATGCAGCCCGACGGATCGCAGAAGACCCCCGGCTATCCCACGGAATGGCTCAAGGCGGTCGACTTCGGCGGCATGACCGAGCGCGACCTGAAAGCAACCAACAGCAAGTAG
- a CDS encoding C69 family dipeptidase codes for MRAKSTVISSILGVMLLAGAASACTDVVVGAKASADGSVITSHTADGAFYDAQVRFIPGGKHADGEMTPVFWNITNDESAEITKIGEIPQAPETYGYFHVGYPFMNEYGLAIGESTFAQKVEMKTFRPDARAILTIEQLEVLALQRTKTAREAIALIGSLAEKYGFLGSCDFEGESLTIADGKEAWLFEIRSAGMMWTPESGKPGAYWVAQRVPDDMVLITCNVARIQEVHPEDTDNFMASKDYRQFAIDMGWWDPASGVPFNWAKAYAPYTGGWALSSDWVRNRLYSLYRRLDPDREWDPLAEATSYPFAVKPGKKLSVQDVQAMLRSHHDGTQFDMYDADEWFIRKDGKLVKSPLASPFPTRDMRALLKMNYSRPVSVINCAYSFVAQARNGMPKPLSTILWFGFDAPHTTCYVPIYCGATDTKASWRQFDRDSYTPESAQWTFMLADDLVLKRYAEAMADLEAVRTPLEKSFFDETARIDKEGAELYKKDPAAVSKRVTDFTIDCMDKAEKAWHQLNRTLITKYINNKKS; via the coding sequence ATGCGAGCAAAGAGCACTGTCATTTCCAGCATACTTGGCGTCATGCTTCTCGCCGGAGCGGCTTCGGCCTGCACCGACGTGGTCGTCGGAGCGAAAGCTTCCGCCGACGGTTCCGTCATCACTTCCCATACCGCGGACGGCGCGTTCTACGACGCGCAGGTGCGCTTCATCCCCGGCGGCAAGCATGCCGACGGCGAGATGACGCCCGTTTTCTGGAACATCACCAACGACGAATCCGCCGAGATCACGAAGATCGGCGAAATCCCCCAGGCGCCGGAAACCTACGGCTATTTCCACGTCGGCTACCCCTTCATGAACGAGTACGGCCTGGCGATCGGCGAAAGCACATTCGCCCAGAAAGTCGAAATGAAGACGTTCCGGCCCGACGCGCGCGCCATCCTGACGATCGAGCAGCTCGAAGTCCTCGCGCTGCAGCGCACCAAGACCGCCCGCGAGGCCATCGCCCTGATCGGTTCTCTGGCGGAAAAATACGGATTCCTCGGCTCCTGTGATTTCGAAGGTGAAAGCCTGACGATCGCCGACGGCAAGGAAGCCTGGCTGTTCGAGATCCGTTCCGCCGGCATGATGTGGACGCCCGAAAGCGGCAAGCCCGGGGCGTACTGGGTCGCTCAGCGCGTTCCCGACGATATGGTGCTGATTACCTGCAACGTGGCCCGTATCCAGGAAGTCCATCCCGAAGACACGGACAACTTCATGGCCTCCAAGGACTACCGCCAGTTCGCCATCGACATGGGCTGGTGGGATCCCGCAAGCGGCGTCCCCTTCAACTGGGCGAAGGCCTACGCCCCTTACACGGGCGGCTGGGCGCTGTCGTCCGACTGGGTCCGCAACCGTCTCTACTCGCTGTACCGCCGTCTCGATCCCGACCGCGAGTGGGATCCGCTGGCGGAAGCGACGTCTTATCCCTTCGCCGTCAAGCCCGGCAAAAAGCTCTCCGTGCAGGACGTGCAGGCAATGCTGCGCAGCCATCACGACGGCACGCAATTCGACATGTACGACGCCGACGAATGGTTCATCCGCAAGGACGGCAAGCTCGTCAAAAGCCCTCTGGCCTCGCCGTTCCCCACCCGCGACATGCGCGCGCTGCTGAAGATGAACTACAGCCGCCCGGTCTCGGTGATCAACTGCGCCTACAGCTTCGTCGCCCAGGCCCGCAACGGCATGCCCAAGCCCTTGAGCACCATCCTGTGGTTCGGCTTCGACGCGCCCCACACCACCTGTTACGTCCCCATCTACTGCGGCGCGACCGACACAAAGGCCAGCTGGCGTCAGTTCGACCGCGACAGCTACACGCCCGAATCCGCCCAGTGGACGTTCATGCTCGCCGACGACCTCGTCTTGAAACGCTACGCCGAGGCCATGGCCGATCTCGAAGCCGTGCGCACGCCTCTCGAAAAGAGCTTCTTCGACGAGACGGCCCGCATCGACAAGGAAGGCGCCGAACTTTACAAAAAAGATCCCGCCGCTGTCAGCAAGAGGGTCACCGATTTCACCATCGACTGCATGGACAAGGCCGAAAAAGCCTGGCATCAGCTGAACAGGACGTTGATCACCAAGTACATCAACAACAAGAAGAGTTAA
- a CDS encoding DUF6305 family protein gives MKKLSAVFVALLAACVLSSFAFAVEVPKLNAPFIVTTCGQSPGAVMVHMSAMQSKIAANHDNKLTADKLAAANAKTLIVTSGTSMKGMGAAGTNVENEIARCTELIAEAKKLGMTVIGAHIEGMARRTDNSDAASIEAVMKDADVILAVTDSDSDGFFTKYAQEHNKPLIVVKDALAIGPALKAAE, from the coding sequence ATGAAAAAGTTATCCGCCGTTTTTGTCGCCTTGCTCGCCGCCTGCGTGCTGAGCAGCTTCGCGTTCGCCGTGGAAGTGCCCAAGCTGAACGCGCCCTTTATCGTTACCACCTGCGGCCAGAGCCCCGGCGCCGTCATGGTGCACATGTCGGCCATGCAGTCGAAGATCGCAGCCAACCACGACAACAAACTCACCGCCGACAAGCTGGCCGCCGCCAACGCCAAGACGCTGATCGTCACTTCCGGCACCAGCATGAAGGGCATGGGCGCCGCCGGCACCAACGTTGAAAACGAGATCGCCCGCTGCACCGAGCTGATCGCCGAAGCCAAGAAGCTCGGCATGACCGTGATCGGCGCTCACATCGAGGGCATGGCCCGCCGCACCGACAACTCCGACGCCGCTTCCATCGAAGCCGTGATGAAGGACGCCGATGTAATCCTCGCCGTCACCGACAGCGACAGCGACGGGTTCTTCACCAAGTACGCCCAGGAACACAACAAACCTCTGATCGTCGTCAAAGACGCTCTGGCCATCGGCCCCGCGCTGAAGGCCGCCGAATAA
- a CDS encoding C4-dicarboxylate ABC transporter encodes MTMFVHSSLVLAAVVVAFAIGKKMKISTELSMFLSALVGLAVHALLPKGVDPRSPLPFVEMIRHVVEGSFTYFDVCLTFLTATFFMMLYKESGGVAYIVRCIVRSFHAHRFVCLLFLTVLMLVPGAITGSGATTVLTVGSLVGSVLMTMGVSEDRRVALIFLLAAMSAACPPINLWAMMAAAGANMPYVGFGAPLALMSIVGALFSTFWLAGRGKPIDVEQALKELPEAPAGWNWQKAVIPFVVLVGLVIAGRAFPFNFPVLGLPLVFMISALSVIVLSPIRLRIFAVARQTVENLLGLVGAMVVVGTLIQVLALSGARGLLSLMVVTLPLTVLFATLWIILPLSEGVLQYAVAPLFGVPLIMLFNMLGLDPIVSLSTWSVMWPVGDCLPPTAVVGRAAVMELDYKGNYWGGFVKTALVPMLFILAVCTACMVYSKELAAVIGG; translated from the coding sequence ATGACTATGTTTGTCCATTCTTCGCTGGTGCTGGCTGCGGTCGTCGTAGCGTTCGCCATCGGCAAGAAAATGAAGATAAGCACGGAGCTGTCCATGTTTCTCTCGGCCCTGGTCGGGCTGGCGGTGCACGCGCTGCTTCCGAAGGGCGTCGACCCCCGTTCGCCCCTTCCCTTTGTGGAAATGATCCGTCACGTGGTCGAAGGTTCCTTCACTTACTTCGACGTGTGCCTGACCTTCCTGACGGCCACGTTTTTCATGATGCTCTACAAGGAGTCGGGCGGCGTGGCCTACATCGTGCGCTGCATCGTGCGCAGCTTCCATGCGCACCGTTTCGTCTGCCTGCTCTTCCTTACGGTCCTGATGCTGGTTCCCGGCGCCATCACCGGTTCGGGAGCGACGACGGTGCTGACGGTCGGCTCTCTGGTCGGTTCGGTGCTGATGACCATGGGCGTCTCCGAAGACCGCCGCGTGGCGCTGATCTTCCTGCTCGCGGCCATGAGCGCGGCCTGTCCGCCCATCAACCTGTGGGCCATGATGGCGGCCGCCGGCGCGAACATGCCCTACGTCGGATTCGGCGCGCCGCTGGCGCTGATGTCGATCGTCGGCGCTTTGTTCTCCACCTTCTGGCTGGCCGGGCGCGGTAAACCGATCGACGTGGAGCAGGCGCTGAAGGAACTGCCCGAAGCTCCGGCCGGATGGAATTGGCAGAAAGCCGTCATTCCCTTCGTGGTGCTGGTCGGTCTGGTCATCGCCGGACGCGCATTCCCCTTCAACTTCCCCGTCCTCGGCCTGCCGCTGGTGTTCATGATCTCGGCTCTTTCCGTCATCGTGCTGAGCCCCATTCGCCTGCGCATCTTCGCGGTCGCCCGTCAGACGGTCGAGAACCTGCTCGGCCTGGTCGGCGCGATGGTCGTCGTCGGCACGCTGATCCAGGTGCTGGCGCTGAGCGGTGCCCGCGGGCTGCTGTCGCTGATGGTGGTGACGCTGCCGTTGACGGTGCTGTTCGCCACGCTGTGGATCATCCTGCCGCTTTCCGAAGGCGTGCTCCAGTACGCCGTCGCGCCTCTGTTCGGCGTGCCGCTGATCATGCTGTTCAACATGCTCGGGCTCGACCCGATCGTGTCGCTTTCCACCTGGTCGGTGATGTGGCCCGTCGGCGACTGTCTGCCTCCCACCGCGGTGGTCGGGCGCGCGGCGGTCATGGAGCTTGACTACAAGGGAAATTACTGGGGCGGTTTCGTCAAGACCGCGCTGGTCCCCATGCTCTTCATCCTCGCCGTCTGCACGGCCTGCATGGTGTACAGCAAAGAGCTCGCCGCTGTGATTGGAGGTTAG
- a CDS encoding succinylglutamate desuccinylase encodes MNLKAVKCLALVVAGAAAATAGMLFKEHREFKEPVVPSAALTQVKKLSEYFPDGGLKGTVNDANVYFFDSGVPGGTILIIGGTHPEEPVANMSAQVFTENVKVTQGRVIVIDRLNTSGSTLTRLGEAYPRFTHVKTDWGVKRWRFGDRASNPLDSWPDPEVYIHYPSGQNLAYMDIRNANRAWPGRANGLLTERTNYAAMQLIRQERVDMTMDFHEAELEYPVENTMVVHEKGQDVGAMTSMTLTSTMFDVPIGMEFSPKALHGLSHREIGDHSEATSYLCEVAEPMLDRIRGITDEELAMSGKDRFVMKAGEHHLLYSPIDENGWPAEKRVARHVQTVLTLIEVNNMIHPDKTILIEDVPGYREIMDKGLGFLFHNPAEAPKDRLYYD; translated from the coding sequence ATGAATCTGAAAGCCGTAAAATGCCTTGCTCTCGTCGTCGCCGGAGCGGCGGCGGCCACCGCAGGCATGCTCTTCAAAGAACACCGCGAATTCAAGGAACCGGTCGTGCCCAGCGCGGCGCTGACTCAGGTCAAAAAACTGAGCGAATACTTCCCCGACGGCGGGCTCAAAGGGACCGTCAACGACGCCAACGTCTACTTTTTCGACAGCGGCGTGCCCGGCGGCACGATCCTGATCATCGGCGGCACTCACCCCGAAGAGCCGGTCGCCAACATGTCGGCCCAGGTTTTCACGGAGAACGTGAAAGTCACGCAGGGACGGGTGATCGTCATCGATCGCCTGAACACCAGCGGCTCGACGCTCACGCGTCTGGGCGAAGCCTATCCCCGCTTCACTCACGTCAAGACGGACTGGGGCGTCAAACGCTGGCGTTTCGGCGACCGCGCCAGCAATCCTCTCGACTCGTGGCCCGATCCCGAAGTGTACATCCACTACCCCAGCGGCCAAAATCTGGCCTACATGGACATCCGCAACGCCAACCGCGCCTGGCCGGGGCGCGCCAACGGGCTGCTCACGGAGCGCACAAATTACGCCGCCATGCAGCTGATCCGCCAGGAACGCGTCGACATGACGATGGACTTCCACGAGGCCGAGCTTGAGTATCCCGTCGAGAACACGATGGTCGTGCATGAAAAGGGGCAGGACGTCGGCGCGATGACGTCGATGACGCTGACCTCGACGATGTTCGACGTCCCCATCGGCATGGAATTCTCGCCCAAAGCCCTGCACGGCCTGTCGCACCGCGAGATCGGCGACCACTCCGAGGCCACGTCCTATCTGTGCGAAGTGGCCGAGCCGATGCTCGACCGTATCCGCGGCATCACCGACGAAGAACTGGCGATGTCGGGCAAGGACCGTTTCGTCATGAAAGCCGGCGAGCACCATCTGCTCTACTCGCCCATCGACGAGAACGGCTGGCCGGCGGAAAAGCGCGTGGCGCGCCACGTGCAGACCGTGCTGACGCTGATCGAAGTCAACAACATGATCCATCCCGACAAGACCATCCTGATCGAGGACGTCCCCGGCTACCGGGAGATCATGGATAAAGGGCTGGGATTCCTGTTCCACAATCCCGCCGAAGCTCCCAAGGACCGTCTGTATTACGATTAG
- a CDS encoding C69 family dipeptidase, protein MKRISATLFAGAALIAAASASVACTPMGVGPKATADGSILVAHTCDSWYDARVRVVPGGEHQPGEMVDVKIVSCMDSRPGRSLTVAGQIPQVERTYTYFHIGYPFLNEHQVMIGEHTWTGRDEVQSASGLFYIENLEALGLQRGKTAREVIKVMGELAEKYGYGDGGEGLVISDGKELWVFEICGAGLLWTKDSGKPGAIWAARRVPDDEFFVGANRSRLGVIDFNDKDNFMYSANITALAEEMGWWKKGEPFNFSHIFDNGSYGEAAKNSFGSSRREWRAFDIVAPSLKLTPGSGLQDYPFSVKPDHKLTVQDLEKIYSDHLEGTPYDMTKGLAAGPFGSPARFRPQKPKHDMEDRKAWASWERAIAVPQCSYSFIGQTRADLPAAIGGVLWFGLAAPDTTVYTPIYAGVTELPQNWGDNDRVNFNTENPWWAFNFVQQWAQHRWDMMYPEIRAKKAAIEQRYFDAQPGVEKLALELYAKAPAAAKAFLTNYCATNMKALEKDWWAFAAQLISKYGQMPFYVEDNKIKQPGYDPEWLKAVDFGNTMADDVKNGR, encoded by the coding sequence ATGAAACGTATTTCCGCAACGCTTTTCGCCGGCGCCGCTCTGATAGCCGCCGCTTCGGCATCGGTCGCCTGCACGCCTATGGGCGTCGGCCCGAAGGCCACCGCCGACGGTTCGATCCTCGTCGCCCATACCTGCGACAGCTGGTACGACGCCCGCGTGCGCGTGGTGCCCGGCGGCGAGCACCAGCCCGGCGAAATGGTCGACGTCAAGATCGTCTCCTGCATGGACAGCCGTCCCGGCCGTTCGCTGACGGTCGCCGGCCAGATCCCTCAGGTCGAGCGCACCTACACGTATTTCCATATCGGCTATCCGTTCCTCAACGAGCATCAGGTCATGATCGGCGAGCACACATGGACCGGCCGCGATGAAGTGCAGAGCGCCAGCGGCCTGTTCTACATCGAGAACCTCGAGGCCCTCGGCCTGCAGCGCGGCAAGACCGCCCGCGAAGTGATCAAAGTCATGGGCGAACTGGCCGAAAAATACGGCTACGGCGATGGCGGCGAAGGCCTGGTCATCAGCGACGGCAAGGAATTGTGGGTCTTCGAGATCTGCGGCGCCGGCCTGCTGTGGACGAAGGACAGCGGCAAACCGGGCGCCATCTGGGCGGCCCGCCGCGTGCCCGACGACGAGTTCTTCGTCGGCGCCAACCGTTCCCGCCTCGGCGTGATCGACTTCAACGACAAGGACAACTTCATGTACTCCGCCAACATCACCGCGCTGGCCGAGGAAATGGGCTGGTGGAAAAAGGGCGAGCCCTTCAACTTCTCGCACATTTTCGACAACGGCAGCTACGGCGAAGCGGCCAAGAACAGTTTCGGCAGCTCGCGCCGCGAGTGGCGCGCTTTCGACATCGTCGCGCCCTCTCTCAAGCTGACGCCCGGCTCGGGCCTTCAGGATTATCCGTTCTCGGTCAAGCCCGATCACAAGCTGACCGTTCAGGATCTTGAGAAGATCTACAGCGACCACCTCGAAGGCACGCCCTACGACATGACCAAGGGTCTGGCGGCCGGCCCCTTCGGTTCGCCCGCCCGCTTCCGCCCGCAGAAGCCCAAGCACGACATGGAAGACCGCAAGGCGTGGGCTTCCTGGGAACGCGCCATCGCCGTGCCGCAGTGCTCCTACAGCTTCATCGGCCAGACCCGCGCCGACCTGCCCGCGGCGATCGGCGGCGTGCTGTGGTTCGGCCTCGCCGCTCCCGACACGACCGTTTACACGCCCATCTACGCCGGCGTCACCGAACTGCCGCAGAACTGGGGCGACAACGACCGCGTCAACTTCAACACGGAGAACCCCTGGTGGGCGTTCAACTTCGTGCAGCAGTGGGCGCAGCACCGCTGGGACATGATGTACCCCGAGATCCGCGCCAAGAAGGCCGCGATCGAACAGCGTTATTTTGACGCGCAGCCCGGCGTCGAAAAACTGGCGCTTGAGCTCTACGCCAAGGCTCCCGCCGCGGCCAAGGCGTTCCTGACCAACTACTGCGCCACGAACATGAAAGCGCTGGAGAAAGATTGGTGGGCCTTCGCCGCGCAGCTGATCTCCAAGTACGGGCAGATGCCCTTCTACGTCGAAGACAACAAGATCAAGCAGCCCGGCTACGATCCCGAGTGGCTCAAGGCCGTCGATTTCGGCAATACGATGGCCGACGACGTCAAGAACGGGCGCTAA
- a CDS encoding aminopeptidase, with translation MSQNGFTRLYPSLWKQDKQSAIMEFAEGYKAFLDVCKTERETAAEVIRQARAAGYEDLDELCVAHRELNAGDKVYALRQNKAAALFVIGQRPLTDGMNLICAHADAPRLDLRANPLYEKDGYALMKTHYYGGIKKYQWAALPLSLHGVVVKKGGERVDVVVGEDENDPVMYVSDLPKHLSAEQMKRSLEEGLKGEELNLVVGSVPLAGAEGDAVKKQILALLEERYGIAEKDFVSAEFEAVPAGRARDVGLDASMIASYAHDDRVCVYTALRAMLNVARPAYTAGVMFVDKEEVGSNGNAGMNSHYMENLAARLVRLCGGDALDLDLALENSRLLSADVTVGYDPNFADAFEVNNTARLGSGPAIVKYAGSKGKSGCNDANAEFVAMVRDVFDDAGVAWQISTMGRIDLGGGGTIAPFASRYGMHVLDCGVALLSMHAPFELASKADVYETARAYEAFLNSAAEMKNYLR, from the coding sequence ATGAGTCAGAACGGTTTTACCCGTCTTTATCCGTCGCTCTGGAAGCAGGACAAGCAGAGCGCGATCATGGAGTTCGCCGAAGGTTACAAGGCCTTTCTCGACGTGTGCAAGACCGAACGCGAGACCGCGGCCGAAGTGATCCGTCAGGCGCGCGCCGCCGGCTATGAAGACCTCGACGAGCTGTGCGTGGCGCACCGCGAACTGAACGCCGGCGACAAAGTGTACGCGCTGCGCCAGAACAAGGCCGCCGCGCTCTTCGTGATCGGCCAAAGACCGCTGACCGACGGCATGAACCTGATCTGCGCCCACGCCGACGCGCCGCGCCTCGACCTGCGCGCCAACCCCCTTTACGAGAAGGACGGCTACGCGTTGATGAAAACCCATTATTACGGCGGCATCAAAAAATACCAGTGGGCGGCGCTGCCGCTCAGCCTGCACGGTGTCGTCGTCAAAAAAGGCGGCGAGCGCGTCGACGTCGTCGTCGGCGAGGACGAAAACGATCCCGTCATGTACGTCAGCGATTTGCCCAAGCACCTTTCCGCCGAGCAGATGAAGCGCTCTCTCGAAGAGGGGCTCAAAGGCGAAGAACTGAACCTCGTCGTCGGTTCCGTGCCGCTGGCCGGGGCCGAGGGGGATGCCGTCAAGAAACAGATCCTCGCGCTGCTGGAAGAACGCTACGGCATCGCCGAAAAGGATTTCGTCAGCGCCGAGTTCGAAGCGGTCCCCGCCGGCCGCGCGCGCGATGTCGGCCTCGACGCCTCGATGATCGCGTCCTACGCGCACGACGACCGCGTCTGCGTCTACACCGCCCTGCGGGCCATGCTGAACGTGGCGCGCCCGGCCTACACCGCCGGCGTGATGTTCGTCGACAAGGAAGAAGTCGGCAGCAACGGCAACGCCGGCATGAACTCCCATTACATGGAAAACCTTGCCGCCCGCCTCGTGCGCCTATGCGGCGGCGACGCGCTGGACCTGGATCTGGCGCTGGAGAATTCCAGACTGCTGTCCGCCGACGTCACCGTCGGCTACGACCCGAATTTCGCCGACGCGTTCGAGGTGAACAACACCGCGCGCCTCGGCAGCGGACCGGCCATCGTCAAGTACGCCGGCTCCAAGGGCAAAAGCGGCTGCAACGACGCCAATGCCGAATTCGTCGCCATGGTTCGCGACGTTTTCGACGACGCCGGCGTGGCGTGGCAGATCAGCACCATGGGACGCATCGACCTGGGCGGCGGCGGCACGATCGCGCCCTTCGCCTCTCGCTACGGCATGCACGTGCTCGACTGCGGCGTGGCTCTGCTGAGCATGCACGCCCCCTTCGAACTGGCCAGCAAAGCCGACGTCTACGAAACGGCGCGCGCCTACGAGGCCTTCCTCAACAGCGCCGCCGAGATGAAAAATTATCTGCGCTAA
- a CDS encoding IclR family transcriptional regulator, translating to MDNKSNAGRVQSIERAFSIVEMLKVHQELGISELSSLLSLDRSTVHRLLATLRSLGYVNQNKSNLKYSNSLKFFDLGHSVVRSLGLSQIAKPFMARLANQTGEGVNIAVMESYAIAYIEKIESQSTIRVNLPLGAYMPAYCTGLGKMLLAALPEEEIRENYRNSSETAARNTIQCHEDLLQLRRYTANTITDLEALCTELAQTRERGYSIDDEEYVEGLYCIAAPIRNYRGATIAAMSVALAKIMGRDIKQEAQNVIPKLLAAARELSCALGYLP from the coding sequence ATGGATAATAAGTCAAACGCCGGGCGAGTCCAGTCAATTGAACGTGCTTTTTCTATTGTGGAAATGCTTAAAGTACATCAAGAATTAGGCATTTCTGAACTAAGTTCTCTTCTTTCTCTTGACCGCAGCACTGTACACCGGCTTTTAGCTACGCTACGCTCTCTTGGCTATGTAAATCAGAATAAAAGTAATCTTAAATACTCGAATAGTCTAAAGTTTTTCGATCTTGGTCACAGCGTTGTGCGTTCACTAGGGCTGAGTCAAATCGCGAAACCTTTCATGGCGCGTCTCGCGAATCAGACAGGCGAAGGTGTGAACATTGCTGTTATGGAGTCCTATGCCATCGCTTATATCGAAAAAATCGAGAGCCAGTCCACCATACGCGTCAATCTTCCTCTAGGTGCCTACATGCCGGCTTACTGTACAGGGCTCGGCAAAATGCTTCTTGCGGCTCTTCCGGAAGAAGAGATTCGGGAAAATTATAGAAATTCGTCGGAGACAGCGGCAAGAAACACAATTCAATGCCATGAAGACCTCCTGCAGCTCCGTCGGTATACTGCTAATACAATCACTGACCTTGAAGCTCTTTGCACTGAATTGGCCCAGACGAGAGAGCGCGGGTACAGTATTGACGATGAAGAATATGTTGAAGGCCTTTACTGCATTGCAGCTCCTATTCGTAATTACAGAGGTGCCACTATCGCTGCCATGAGCGTTGCTCTCGCAAAGATCATGGGTCGCGATATCAAGCAGGAAGCGCAAAATGTTATCCCCAAGCTACTTGCAGCAGCACGAGAGCTTTCTTGTGCTCTTGGGTATCTGCCATGA